In Miscanthus floridulus cultivar M001 chromosome 5, ASM1932011v1, whole genome shotgun sequence, one genomic interval encodes:
- the LOC136453918 gene encoding CBL-interacting protein kinase 25-like: MGKIPRLLMGRYELDRLLGKGSFAKVYHARNIGTGEEVAIKIMDKDHMSKLGAVQQQIIREIEIMRRVRHPHIVRIHEVMATRKSIFVVMEFVGGGTLNAHLVHRAGRGISEASARRVFQQLVSALDYCHSLGVYHRDIKPDNILVDATGNIKVTDFGLSALAGTAQREALLHTICGTPMFIAPEVFLRCGYDGAKADVWACGVVLFALVAGRYPFNHKDTSLYHMIRRCDYHCPPWFSTGLVGLVRRILCPDPVRRIAIPQMKENLWFKKGFKEIPRSLSEPELRDSDSYSDDESMASSTSSGDPASLMACPMHTSVSAPSLTTLESTGSVAVQAQPRMRRPKSLNAFDIIASSPSLDLSGLFQEPSEQMRFVSAAPVSKIISKLEEIAGHVSFTARTKEYQVSIEETRNENQGVLLISAKIFELTPELVMVKICKKAGDTTQYRQFCNNELKPGLRGLVDGLPEDNAECMASISG; the protein is encoded by the coding sequence ATGGGGAAAATCCCCCGCCTGCTAATGGGGCGGTATGAGCTCGACAGGCTGCTCGGCAAGGGCAGCTTTGCAAAGGTGTACCACGCGCGCAACATAGGCACCGGGGAGGAGGTGGCCATCAAGATCATGGACAAGGATCACATGTCCAAGTTAGGTGCCGTGCAGCAGCAAATCATACGCGAGATCGAGATCATGCGCCGGGTACGCCACCCCCACATCGTGCGCATCCACGAGGTCATGGCCACCAGGAAGAGCATCTTCGTCGTCATGGAGTTCGTCGGCGGCGGCACCCTCAACGCCCACCTGGTCCACCGCGCTGGCCGCGGCATCAGCGAGGCCTCGGCCCGCCGTGTCTTCCAGCAGCTCGTGTCCGCGCTCGACTACTGCCACTCGCTCGGCGTGTACCACCGCGACATCAAGCCCGACAACATTCTCGTCGACGCCACGGGCAACATCAAGGTCACCGATTTCGGGCTCTCGGCCCTCGCCGGCACGGCGCAGCGGGAGGCGTTGCTCCACACCATCTGTGGGACGCCCATGTTCATCGCGCCCGAGGTTTTCCTGCGCTGCGGCTACGATGGCGCCAAGGCCGACGTCTGGGCCTGCGGCGTCGTCCTCTTCGCGCTCGTGGCAGGCCGCTACCCCTTCAATCATAAGGACACCAGCTTGTACCACATGATCCGCCGCTGTGACTACCACTGCCCGCCGTGGTTCAGTACCGGCCTCGTCGGCCTGGTCCGCCGCATCCTATGCCCCGACCCGGTGCGCCGTATCGCCATACCGCAGATGAAGGAAAATCTTTGGTTCAAGAAGGGCTTCAAGGAGATCCCACGGAGCCTCAGCGAGCCCGAGCTGCGCGACTCTGACTCTTATTCTGATGACGAGTCGATGGCGTCATCTACGTCGTCAGGGGACCCGGCCTCCCTGATGGCGTGCCCCATGCATACCTCGGTGTCAGCGCCGTCGCTGACCACACTCGAGAGTACTGGTAGCGTCGCCGTCCAAGCACAGCCGCGCATGCGCCGCCCCAAGAGTCTGAACGCGTTCGACATCATCGCGTCGTCACCGAGCCTCGACCTGTCTGGGTTGTTCCAGGAGCCGAGCGAGCAGATGCGGTTCGTGTCTGCCGCGCCCGTGTCCAAAATCATCTCCAAGCTGGAGGAAATCGCTGGGCACGTCAGCTTCACGGCGCGCACCAAGGAATACCAGGTGAGCATCGAGGAGACGAGGAACGAGAACCAGGGCGTGCTCCTTATCTCGGCCAAGATCTTCGAACTCACGCCTGAGCTCGTCATGGTGAAGATTTGCAAGAAGGCTGGCGACACCACTCAGTACCGGCAGTTCTGCAACAATGAGCTCAAGCCCGGCCTGCGTGGCCTAGTCGACGGACTGCCGGAGGACAACGCCGAGTGCATGGCCTCCATCTCTGGATGA